The proteins below are encoded in one region of Metabacillus dongyingensis:
- a CDS encoding AraC family transcriptional regulator, with the protein MDLLKNMNGAIQYIEENLTDDLDMKEAAKLSLCSEYHFKRMFSFLAGISLSEYIRRRRLTLAAFELRDSSLKVIDIAMKYGYSSPDSFARAFQNLHGITPSEARNSGHSLKAYPRMAFQLSIKGGSEMNYRIEEKEAFRIVGMKKRVPVQFNGVNPEIASMWQRLDTETINQLKNLSNVEPIGIISASTNFSEGRMEEKGELDHYIGAATTKECPDELSQLEVSSSTWAVFEAIGPFPDKLQEVWGRIYSEWFPSSNYEQLEGPEILWNENKDTSSKAFKSEIWIPILKKS; encoded by the coding sequence ATGGATTTGCTTAAGAACATGAATGGAGCGATTCAGTACATTGAAGAAAACCTTACTGATGATCTTGACATGAAAGAAGCTGCAAAACTGTCTTTATGCTCTGAATATCATTTTAAAAGGATGTTTTCTTTCCTTGCAGGTATTTCGCTATCGGAATACATCCGCCGCAGACGACTAACACTTGCAGCGTTTGAGCTTAGAGACAGCAGTTTAAAGGTCATTGATATTGCAATGAAATACGGATACAGTTCACCAGATTCTTTTGCAAGGGCATTTCAAAATTTGCATGGAATCACACCGTCGGAAGCCAGAAATAGCGGCCATTCACTGAAAGCTTACCCACGGATGGCCTTTCAGTTATCAATTAAAGGAGGAAGTGAAATGAACTACCGAATAGAAGAAAAAGAGGCATTTCGCATTGTTGGTATGAAGAAAAGAGTACCTGTTCAATTTAACGGGGTTAATCCAGAGATTGCTTCTATGTGGCAAAGGTTAGATACTGAAACGATCAATCAACTAAAAAATCTTTCTAATGTTGAGCCTATTGGAATAATTAGTGCCTCCACGAACTTTTCTGAAGGGAGAATGGAGGAAAAAGGGGAGCTTGACCACTATATTGGCGCAGCAACAACTAAGGAATGTCCAGATGAACTGTCACAGCTAGAAGTTTCATCTTCAACATGGGCTGTATTTGAAGCAATCGGGCCATTTCCTGATAAACTGCAAGAAGTATGGGGACGAATTTATTCCGAATGGTTTCCATCCTCAAATTATGAACAACTAGAAGGTCCGGAAATCCTGTGGAATGAAAATAAAGATACAAGTTCTAAAGCGTTTAAAAGTGAAATATGGATACCTATTTTAAAAAAGTCTTAG
- a CDS encoding PTS lactose/cellobiose transporter subunit IIA — MNKEQLYELSFHLIAHSGNARSLAMEAIQASKKGNFELAVEKLKEADKEFVNAHRFQTELIQKEAGGEKYDLPIILVHAQDHLMTAMTVKDLAIEIVEIYQRTKKV, encoded by the coding sequence ATGAATAAAGAACAGCTTTACGAGCTTTCCTTCCATCTGATTGCCCATAGCGGCAATGCAAGAAGCCTTGCGATGGAAGCGATACAGGCATCTAAAAAAGGAAACTTTGAACTTGCTGTTGAAAAACTTAAAGAAGCCGATAAGGAGTTCGTTAATGCTCACCGGTTCCAAACAGAGCTGATTCAAAAAGAAGCAGGCGGTGAAAAGTACGACCTCCCTATCATCCTTGTCCATGCACAGGATCATTTAATGACAGCGATGACTGTCAAAGATCTTGCCATAGAAATCGTTGAAATTTATCAGCGGACAAAGAAGGTGTAA
- a CDS encoding exonuclease domain-containing protein produces MILTGMILDVETTGLSPIQDEIIEIGFLLFRYDTDTDVFLETLEEHSFLREPLSLSARKNYEFAFRIHLIPFEDVKGKTFDDTKIKSAIHKADFIIAHNASFDRSFTAKMYPELHSKKWYCSARNIPWKKYGYQSAKLISLLHSHKLAAVQTHRALDDVKQLHQLLKSPNYEGTSYLNIALTERASAPKPKSIKCLLSGVKQKSADGMSPQAYLPHITQNETLLLKKEEQTDRFHVYTTGQNYLGFIGAAQSKKLAGYIKESFQLTAKVLEILLNEKGEHGCRIEISIEEQAKKKEHSFNR; encoded by the coding sequence ATGATTCTTACCGGTATGATTCTCGATGTGGAAACAACAGGCTTATCGCCCATTCAGGATGAAATAATAGAAATTGGTTTCCTGCTGTTTCGTTATGATACAGATACAGATGTCTTTTTAGAAACTCTAGAAGAGCACTCTTTTTTAAGAGAGCCTTTGTCTCTTTCAGCCAGAAAAAACTATGAATTTGCCTTTCGAATTCATTTAATTCCTTTTGAAGATGTTAAGGGCAAAACATTTGATGATACAAAGATAAAGTCAGCGATCCATAAGGCTGATTTTATTATTGCTCATAATGCTTCATTTGACCGGAGCTTCACTGCTAAAATGTATCCTGAGCTGCATTCAAAGAAATGGTACTGCTCTGCCAGAAATATTCCGTGGAAGAAATACGGCTACCAAAGTGCCAAGTTAATCAGCCTATTACATAGCCACAAGCTGGCAGCTGTGCAGACTCACCGTGCACTGGATGATGTAAAACAGCTTCACCAGCTGCTGAAGAGCCCGAATTACGAAGGCACATCCTACTTGAATATCGCTTTAACAGAACGTGCTTCTGCACCAAAGCCAAAGTCGATTAAATGTTTACTTTCCGGTGTAAAACAAAAAAGTGCAGACGGGATGAGTCCGCAGGCATATCTGCCCCATATTACTCAAAACGAAACTTTGCTGTTAAAAAAAGAAGAGCAAACAGATCGGTTTCATGTGTATACCACCGGCCAAAACTATCTGGGCTTCATTGGCGCTGCCCAAAGCAAAAAATTAGCCGGCTATATAAAAGAATCTTTCCAGCTCACAGCAAAAGTTCTTGAGATCCTTCTTAATGAAAAAGGAGAGCACGGCTGCAGGATTGAAATCAGCATCGAAGAACAGGCGAAGAAAAAAGAGCATTCATTTAACCGTTAA
- a CDS encoding BlaI/MecI/CopY family transcriptional regulator, with translation MKIQNFKFNEKGLNRFFGPLEAKIMNILWNSSEMSIKDVQQKLEKEKKMSFNTVMTVMNRLVEKDVLTKRSEGRGSLFRPVLTKEEFLCAQSKELTNGLIDEFGQIVVSHMIDSIEKADESLIAKLEQKIKEMKKEK, from the coding sequence GTGAAAATCCAGAATTTTAAATTTAATGAAAAAGGCTTAAATCGTTTTTTTGGTCCATTAGAGGCTAAGATTATGAATATCCTTTGGAATTCATCTGAAATGTCGATAAAAGACGTTCAGCAGAAGCTTGAAAAAGAGAAAAAAATGAGCTTTAACACGGTGATGACAGTCATGAACCGCCTCGTCGAAAAAGATGTCCTAACTAAGCGGTCTGAGGGAAGGGGATCGCTGTTCCGTCCGGTCCTGACTAAAGAAGAATTTCTTTGTGCACAATCCAAAGAGCTGACAAACGGACTGATTGACGAGTTTGGACAAATTGTCGTAAGCCATATGATTGACAGCATTGAGAAAGCAGATGAGAGCTTGATTGCAAAGCTTGAGCAAAAAATAAAAGAAATGAAAAAGGAAAAATAG
- a CDS encoding amino acid permease produces MLNQNQELKKELKERHILMIALGGVIGTGLFLSTGYTIGEAGPGGAILAYLIGGFVMYLTMLCLGELAVANPDVGSYQTYATKFISPGAGYVVGWMSWLNWSVTIGLELLTVSILMKRWFPDVSPWIWCIVFAILLFSINALSTKSFAEVEFWFAGIKVITVIAFILLGGAAMFGFLQMGGGEPAPFLSNYTDHGGLFPHGIAAILITMIGVNFSFQGTELVGIAAGESENPEKTIPKAINSTAWRILIFFILSVFVLAGLFPWKEAGLVESPFVVVFDNIGIPYAADIMNFVIITAVLSVANSGLYATSRMLWSMSRQGMIHERFGKLNKSGVPINALAASMIVGCLCLLCGFFAEDTVYLWLLSIAGFGAVFVWASIALSNYLGRKKFLKNGGKVSDLKFRTPFYPIVPLAALSANVLVMVSLAFIPDQRMALYCGIPFLIGCALYYRFAAKDKMEKKRLVQERDLMELDRKKIL; encoded by the coding sequence ATGTTAAATCAGAATCAGGAATTGAAAAAGGAATTAAAAGAAAGGCATATTTTGATGATTGCCTTAGGCGGTGTAATCGGTACAGGACTATTCCTGAGCACCGGGTATACCATTGGCGAGGCGGGACCGGGAGGAGCAATTCTCGCGTATCTGATTGGCGGCTTTGTCATGTATTTGACAATGCTTTGCCTCGGTGAATTGGCCGTTGCGAACCCAGACGTAGGATCTTATCAAACATACGCAACAAAGTTTATATCACCGGGAGCAGGCTACGTGGTAGGCTGGATGTCGTGGCTGAACTGGTCTGTCACTATTGGCCTGGAACTGCTTACGGTCAGTATTTTGATGAAGCGCTGGTTTCCGGACGTTTCACCGTGGATTTGGTGCATCGTATTTGCTATCCTGCTTTTTAGCATCAATGCATTGTCTACAAAAAGCTTTGCAGAAGTTGAGTTTTGGTTTGCAGGCATCAAGGTAATTACCGTTATCGCTTTTATTCTTTTAGGCGGAGCAGCCATGTTTGGATTTCTTCAGATGGGGGGCGGAGAGCCTGCTCCATTTTTAAGCAATTATACGGATCACGGCGGATTATTTCCGCATGGAATAGCGGCAATTTTAATTACTATGATCGGCGTGAATTTTTCTTTTCAGGGAACGGAACTCGTTGGAATCGCAGCGGGGGAGAGTGAGAACCCTGAAAAAACAATTCCAAAAGCCATCAATAGTACAGCTTGGCGCATTCTTATCTTCTTCATTCTCTCTGTTTTTGTATTGGCTGGACTGTTTCCATGGAAAGAAGCAGGACTTGTGGAAAGTCCGTTTGTCGTTGTATTTGATAACATAGGGATTCCATATGCGGCGGACATTATGAACTTTGTTATTATCACTGCAGTGTTATCAGTCGCAAACTCTGGATTATACGCTACATCCCGTATGCTCTGGTCGATGTCCAGACAGGGGATGATTCATGAAAGATTCGGGAAGCTGAATAAAAGCGGAGTCCCTATCAATGCTCTAGCTGCAAGCATGATTGTGGGCTGCTTGTGCCTATTGTGCGGCTTTTTTGCCGAAGACACCGTATACTTGTGGCTGCTGTCTATCGCCGGTTTTGGAGCAGTATTTGTATGGGCATCCATCGCTCTTTCCAACTACTTAGGCAGGAAAAAGTTTTTGAAAAACGGCGGAAAGGTCAGTGACCTGAAGTTCAGGACGCCATTTTATCCAATCGTCCCTCTAGCTGCGCTGTCTGCCAATGTACTGGTGATGGTGAGTCTAGCTTTCATTCCAGACCAAAGAATGGCACTATACTGCGGAATTCCTTTTCTGATAGGGTGCGCTTTATATTATCGTTTTGCCGCAAAGGACAAGATGGAGAAGAAACGGCTCGTTCAAGAGCGGGACTTAATGGAATTGGATAGAAAAAAAATCTTATAA
- a CDS encoding 6-phospho-beta-glucosidase, protein MTNKNGLKIATIGGGSSYTPELIEGFIKRYDELPVSEIWLADVPEGKRKLEIVGSLAKRMVEKANVPISIHLTLNRREALENADFVTTQFRVGLLEARAKDERIPLKYGVLGQETNGPGGLFKGLRTIPVILSICREMETLCPDAWLINFTNPAGMVTEAVLRYSNIRKVVGLCNVPIGMEMGAAKLLNVEHSRIRIDFAGLNHMVYGLDVYLDGVSVKQKVIDLITHPEQSVTMQNIVALGWEPEFLKALNVFPCPYHQYYYKTREMVEKEMKNAETAGTRAEVVKKLEDELFELYQNEELAIKPPQLEKRGGAYYSDAAVRLIHSIYTDKRDIQPVNTMNNGAIASLPHDSAIEISSVITKDGPKPIAIGDLPIAVRGLVQQIKSFERVAAEAAVTGNYSTALLAMTINPLVASDATGKKILDEMLEAHKEHLPQFFK, encoded by the coding sequence ATGACGAATAAAAATGGATTAAAAATCGCAACGATTGGCGGCGGTTCATCCTATACGCCTGAGCTGATTGAGGGGTTCATTAAACGCTATGATGAACTTCCCGTATCAGAGATATGGCTTGCTGATGTTCCAGAGGGAAAAAGAAAATTAGAGATCGTAGGAAGCCTCGCTAAACGAATGGTTGAAAAAGCAAATGTGCCAATTTCCATTCACCTGACTCTTAATAGGCGCGAAGCATTGGAAAACGCAGACTTTGTTACCACTCAATTTCGTGTAGGACTTTTGGAAGCACGGGCAAAAGATGAACGTATTCCGCTTAAATATGGGGTTCTTGGCCAAGAAACAAATGGTCCTGGAGGCTTGTTTAAAGGTTTGCGCACCATTCCTGTTATCCTCAGCATCTGCAGGGAAATGGAAACCCTTTGCCCCGATGCCTGGCTGATCAATTTTACCAATCCAGCCGGAATGGTAACGGAGGCCGTCCTGAGATACAGCAATATCCGCAAGGTTGTTGGTCTATGCAATGTGCCGATCGGCATGGAAATGGGTGCGGCAAAGCTATTGAATGTTGAGCACAGCCGGATCCGGATTGATTTTGCGGGCTTAAATCACATGGTATATGGACTTGATGTGTATTTAGACGGGGTAAGCGTTAAACAGAAAGTGATTGATCTTATTACACATCCAGAACAATCCGTCACGATGCAGAATATCGTTGCGCTCGGATGGGAGCCTGAATTTTTAAAAGCCCTGAATGTATTCCCTTGCCCATACCATCAGTATTATTACAAAACGAGGGAAATGGTTGAAAAAGAGATGAAAAACGCTGAAACCGCCGGTACCCGTGCAGAAGTTGTGAAAAAGCTTGAGGATGAGCTGTTTGAACTCTATCAAAATGAGGAGCTTGCGATTAAACCTCCACAGCTCGAAAAACGCGGCGGTGCTTATTACAGTGATGCTGCTGTACGGCTGATTCACTCCATCTATACAGACAAAAGGGACATTCAGCCAGTAAATACAATGAATAATGGGGCGATTGCAAGTCTTCCCCATGATTCTGCAATTGAAATCAGCTCTGTCATCACAAAAGATGGCCCTAAGCCGATTGCCATTGGAGATCTGCCTATTGCTGTCCGCGGTCTAGTTCAGCAAATAAAATCCTTTGAACGTGTCGCAGCAGAAGCTGCTGTTACCGGAAATTACAGTACAGCTTTGCTCGCAATGACAATTAATCCACTAGTCGCTTCCGATGCAACAGGTAAAAAAATACTTGATGAAATGCTTGAAGCTCATAAAGAGCATCTGCCTCAATTTTTCAAGTGA
- a CDS encoding HAD family hydrolase: MIKAVIFDLDGTLLDRDASVQKFIAGQYDRLNKWVGHIPKGKYTARFIELDSRGYVWKDIVFQQLVDEFTITAITWESLLQDYIDQFKNCCIPFPNLISMLKGLKSKSIKLGIITNGKGKFQIDNINALGIKTYFETIIVSEWEGVKKPDPLIFKIALEQLNVSPDESIYVGDHPENDVSAAQKAGMKGIWKKDSQWGSFETDFIIDDLADLPLIIERLRNECGKSS, translated from the coding sequence ATGATTAAGGCAGTCATCTTTGATTTAGATGGAACGCTGTTAGATCGGGATGCTTCAGTACAGAAGTTTATAGCCGGGCAATACGATCGATTGAATAAATGGGTAGGTCATATCCCAAAAGGAAAATATACTGCAAGGTTTATAGAGTTAGATTCTCGGGGGTATGTATGGAAAGACATAGTGTTTCAGCAATTGGTCGATGAGTTTACCATTACTGCGATCACTTGGGAGAGTTTACTTCAGGATTACATAGATCAATTTAAGAATTGCTGTATCCCTTTTCCAAATCTTATCAGTATGTTAAAAGGGTTAAAAAGCAAGTCCATTAAATTAGGAATCATAACGAACGGAAAAGGCAAGTTCCAAATAGATAACATAAACGCATTGGGAATTAAAACGTATTTTGAAACAATCATTGTTTCGGAATGGGAAGGTGTAAAAAAACCTGATCCTCTAATATTTAAAATAGCTTTAGAGCAATTAAATGTTTCACCGGACGAAAGTATTTACGTTGGGGATCATCCTGAAAACGATGTAAGTGCTGCTCAAAAAGCTGGAATGAAAGGAATTTGGAAAAAGGACTCTCAATGGGGCAGTTTTGAAACAGATTTCATCATTGATGATTTGGCAGATTTACCTTTAATCATTGAACGATTAAGGAATGAATGTGGAAAGTCATCTTAA
- a CDS encoding GNAT family N-acetyltransferase, with translation MRVTQKEFNINDLRYIVRSAVEEDANNLSDLRLQIDGETENLDREKGEAYIDESGFKQIIKDDTERLNNLFLVAEVNGSIVGFSRCEGGKLRRISHKAEFGIGILKEYWGYDIGKNLLKETVYWADSNGIRKMTLNVLETNEKAIKLYKGFGFEVEGILKKDKRLSDGNYYNTILMGRIK, from the coding sequence CTGAGAGTTACTCAAAAAGAATTCAACATTAATGATTTACGTTATATTGTAAGGTCTGCAGTAGAAGAAGATGCGAACAATTTGTCTGATCTAAGATTGCAGATAGATGGGGAAACAGAAAATTTAGATAGAGAAAAAGGAGAGGCGTACATAGATGAATCAGGATTTAAACAGATTATTAAAGATGATACAGAGAGGCTGAATAACCTTTTTTTAGTAGCAGAAGTAAATGGAAGTATAGTAGGTTTTTCAAGATGTGAAGGGGGAAAATTGAGAAGAATTTCTCATAAAGCAGAATTTGGAATCGGTATATTAAAAGAATATTGGGGATATGACATAGGAAAAAATCTTTTAAAAGAAACTGTCTATTGGGCAGACTCTAATGGAATCAGGAAAATGACGCTGAATGTTTTAGAAACCAATGAAAAAGCTATAAAGCTTTATAAGGGCTTTGGTTTTGAAGTAGAAGGAATCTTAAAAAAAGACAAAAGGTTATCTGACGGAAATTATTATAATACTATATTGATGGGAAGGATTAAATGA
- a CDS encoding multicopper oxidase family protein — MTHKTPELTKFTDALPIIPQLGPHQKGNSFTYYKVRMTECRLSLHSELNPSALWCYENSYPGPVIEVESREKTYIKWINNLPSKHFLPIDYTVHGAHKDVPEVRTVVHMHGASVEWESDGYPEAWFTNGFKQKGPYFRKKVYEYENKMRSCTLWYHDHALGITRLNIYAGLAGFYLIRDQHERSLNLPFGQYEIPLMIQDKSFNEDGSLYYPKQPENPVPGLEASVSPEFFGDVNLVNGKVWPYLNVEPRKYRFRLLNAANSRFYLLKLDSGQLFYQIGTDSGLMEFPIGVPEIMLAPAERADVIVDFTNLEGRKIILENHAKAPFPGGKMPDQNTAAVMEFRVSLPLSSIDTSVIPSFLLPYPVFKENSISRTRFLTLDDNHDQYGRELMLLDNKTWDDPISEKPRLDTIEIWHLINLTDDAHPIHIHLVDFQILDRRPFDAEKFKKKKVISYTGPSIPPEPQERGWKDTVRANPEQVTRIIMKFGSYTGLYVWHCHILEHEDYEMMRPFIVIR; from the coding sequence ATGACACATAAAACTCCCGAGCTTACTAAGTTTACAGATGCCTTGCCCATTATTCCGCAGCTTGGGCCACATCAAAAAGGAAACAGCTTTACATATTATAAAGTGAGAATGACTGAATGCAGACTATCTCTTCACAGCGAATTAAACCCTTCCGCTCTCTGGTGTTATGAAAACTCCTATCCAGGTCCTGTAATTGAAGTTGAAAGCCGGGAGAAAACCTATATAAAATGGATTAACAATCTCCCGTCTAAGCACTTTTTGCCCATTGATTATACCGTTCACGGCGCTCATAAGGATGTACCAGAAGTTAGAACCGTCGTGCATATGCATGGCGCAAGTGTTGAATGGGAAAGCGACGGGTATCCTGAGGCGTGGTTTACAAATGGATTTAAGCAAAAAGGTCCCTATTTCAGAAAAAAAGTGTACGAATATGAAAATAAGATGCGCTCCTGTACACTTTGGTATCATGATCATGCTCTCGGTATTACAAGACTAAATATTTATGCGGGTCTTGCAGGATTCTATCTCATACGGGATCAGCATGAAAGGTCGTTGAATTTGCCTTTTGGTCAGTATGAAATACCCCTGATGATACAAGACAAATCATTTAATGAAGATGGATCTCTCTATTATCCAAAGCAGCCGGAAAATCCAGTACCGGGACTTGAGGCATCTGTTTCACCTGAATTTTTCGGAGATGTCAATTTGGTTAATGGCAAAGTATGGCCATATTTAAATGTTGAGCCCCGAAAATACAGGTTCAGGCTGCTGAATGCGGCAAACTCCCGTTTTTATCTATTGAAGCTTGATTCTGGCCAGCTTTTTTATCAAATCGGAACGGATAGCGGATTAATGGAATTTCCAATCGGTGTACCGGAAATCATGCTGGCTCCGGCTGAAAGAGCAGATGTCATCGTTGATTTTACAAATTTAGAGGGCAGAAAAATTATTTTGGAAAATCATGCAAAAGCTCCTTTTCCAGGCGGCAAGATGCCTGATCAGAATACAGCCGCGGTCATGGAATTCAGAGTGTCGCTTCCGCTCTCCTCAATCGATACGAGTGTCATTCCATCTTTTCTTTTGCCTTATCCAGTCTTTAAGGAGAACTCCATCTCGAGAACACGATTCTTAACTCTGGATGACAATCATGATCAATATGGCCGCGAGCTGATGTTATTAGACAACAAAACATGGGATGATCCTATAAGCGAGAAGCCGAGACTTGACACAATTGAAATTTGGCACCTGATCAATTTAACTGATGACGCCCACCCCATTCATATTCACCTCGTTGATTTCCAGATCCTTGATCGAAGACCATTTGATGCAGAGAAGTTTAAAAAGAAAAAAGTCATTTCTTACACAGGACCGAGCATTCCGCCAGAGCCTCAGGAAAGAGGCTGGAAAGACACTGTCAGAGCGAATCCTGAACAGGTAACACGAATCATTATGAAGTTTGGATCCTACACCGGATTGTATGTTTGGCATTGCCATATACTAGAGCATGAAGATTACGAAATGATGCGGCCATTTATCGTCATTCGCTGA
- a CDS encoding M56 family metallopeptidase has product MWEKRSKQVFLACVSISMILLIQMTIYLFRKLLGLPIEFNLIQLCSTALQSMGFSSLEYLLEVIIYATVAMTVYKIIKQLYLSHTIHKKMAKRMNISLTSQYNRQFSLPKETILVIEEDAILSLTMGFFRPKIILSTGLLNLLDEGERHAVLLHEIYHQKNRDPLKLFVLSLCSSVMWYIPILGWFYQKYRMIRELLADHYAISRLRSSADLGSALLKILKKNQKKKLLSFSYAPFADTAINLRIQKILDPFAETPLDLPLKKAAVSMLVFFMLLMMFLIELS; this is encoded by the coding sequence ATGTGGGAAAAAAGATCAAAGCAAGTATTTTTAGCTTGTGTGTCCATCTCAATGATTCTGCTCATTCAAATGACAATCTATCTTTTTCGAAAATTGCTCGGCCTGCCGATTGAGTTTAATCTGATTCAATTGTGCAGTACAGCCCTTCAGTCCATGGGGTTTTCGTCGCTTGAATATTTACTTGAAGTGATTATCTATGCGACCGTAGCCATGACAGTTTACAAGATTATAAAACAGCTTTACCTCTCACATACCATTCATAAAAAAATGGCTAAACGGATGAACATATCTTTAACGTCTCAATACAACCGGCAATTCTCTCTGCCAAAAGAGACCATCCTGGTGATTGAAGAGGATGCTATTCTGTCATTGACAATGGGGTTTTTCCGTCCGAAAATCATTCTTTCTACCGGACTATTGAATTTGCTTGATGAAGGAGAAAGACATGCCGTTCTTTTGCATGAGATTTATCATCAAAAAAACAGAGATCCTTTGAAGCTTTTTGTATTATCACTGTGCTCATCTGTGATGTGGTATATCCCGATTCTCGGCTGGTTTTATCAAAAATACAGAATGATCCGCGAGCTGCTGGCAGATCATTATGCCATCAGCAGACTTCGATCTTCAGCAGATTTAGGAAGTGCGCTGCTCAAGATCTTGAAAAAAAATCAAAAAAAGAAGCTTCTATCATTCTCGTATGCACCATTTGCAGATACCGCTATCAATCTTAGAATCCAAAAAATTCTTGATCCATTCGCAGAGACACCGTTAGATCTGCCGTTAAAAAAGGCCGCGGTCTCTATGCTGGTATTTTTCATGCTGCTGATGATGTTTTTGATCGAGCTGTCTTAA
- a CDS encoding DoxX family protein — translation MTKNAELGGLILRIALGFIFFVHGLTKFQGGVENTAGFFDSIGVSGFLAYPVAIIEAAGGILLMLGLGTRIVAALFGLIMLGAIFTAKLGSGFIGGYELDVALLAMSIYLVLSGSEFLSLEKVIIKDKD, via the coding sequence ATGACAAAGAATGCAGAACTTGGCGGACTGATTTTACGCATCGCATTAGGATTTATTTTTTTCGTTCACGGTTTAACGAAATTTCAGGGAGGAGTCGAAAACACAGCAGGATTTTTCGACAGTATAGGAGTATCTGGTTTTCTCGCTTATCCTGTGGCCATAATAGAGGCAGCAGGAGGAATTCTTTTAATGCTTGGACTTGGTACACGAATTGTTGCCGCTCTTTTTGGGCTGATTATGCTTGGAGCCATCTTTACAGCTAAGCTTGGCAGCGGATTTATAGGCGGATACGAGTTGGATGTGGCATTACTTGCTATGTCAATCTATCTGGTTCTAAGCGGAAGTGAATTTCTTTCACTGGAAAAGGTAATCATTAAAGATAAAGACTAA
- a CDS encoding CBO0543 family protein, giving the protein MREILVLISLWGLAILMLVWKVPKNKRRDAQIVLLFSQSIGWLFVYIQTLLGRMKFPFREFPDATKMSFTLYYLFYPTIGVLFILGYPKKGFWHKFLYFSLTAFGIQLSAWLLAEYTDLIEYTRYSWLLTFAVNFMILVIIRIFYVWFQKGFTYERG; this is encoded by the coding sequence ATGCGTGAGATTCTTGTTCTGATTTCACTTTGGGGATTGGCCATATTAATGCTTGTCTGGAAAGTCCCCAAAAATAAACGAAGAGATGCGCAAATTGTTCTTTTATTTTCTCAATCGATTGGCTGGCTTTTCGTTTATATTCAAACGCTATTGGGAAGAATGAAATTTCCATTCCGGGAATTTCCGGATGCTACAAAAATGAGCTTTACCCTGTATTATCTTTTTTATCCGACTATCGGGGTCTTGTTTATTCTTGGTTATCCTAAAAAGGGTTTTTGGCACAAATTCCTTTACTTTTCTTTAACTGCATTCGGCATTCAATTATCAGCGTGGCTGCTTGCTGAATACACAGATTTGATAGAGTATACCCGGTACAGCTGGCTGCTTACTTTTGCCGTTAATTTTATGATCTTGGTGATAATCCGGATTTTTTACGTTTGGTTTCAGAAGGGATTTACATATGAAAGAGGATAA
- a CDS encoding CBO0543 family protein, translating to MIIERLVIAGAILLSILLIWKFVPREKAREAWVPFLSLSSLTWAAGLFVVEMGWISYPVQLFSKENQVNESSFTFEFFLFPVLAILFSLYYPSSKKIQTKWLYAIIFSGIFTIAEVILETYTNSVKYDEWKWYWTFFSVMLVLMVNHQYVIWFKKGLKPSGENHA from the coding sequence ATGATCATTGAAAGATTAGTGATTGCCGGTGCAATCTTGTTAAGTATTCTTTTAATATGGAAATTTGTTCCGAGGGAAAAAGCCAGAGAAGCCTGGGTGCCCTTTCTTTCACTTAGCTCACTGACATGGGCAGCAGGGTTATTTGTTGTGGAGATGGGGTGGATCAGTTACCCCGTACAGCTTTTCAGCAAGGAGAATCAAGTGAATGAATCGAGTTTTACATTTGAGTTTTTTTTGTTTCCTGTATTGGCTATTTTATTTAGCCTGTATTATCCTTCGTCAAAAAAAATTCAGACTAAGTGGCTCTATGCAATCATCTTCTCTGGCATTTTTACTATTGCTGAGGTCATTCTTGAAACGTACACGAATTCAGTGAAATATGATGAATGGAAATGGTACTGGACATTTTTCTCAGTGATGCTGGTCTTGATGGTGAATCATCAATATGTAATCTGGTTTAAAAAAGGTCTCAAACCTTCTGGAGAAAATCATGCGTGA